The Pagrus major chromosome 17, Pma_NU_1.0 genome includes a region encoding these proteins:
- the trim35-28 gene encoding tripartite motif containing 35-28 codes for MADGMDEDMPEEREPLQKDLTCPVCQGIFRDPVLLPCTHSFCRECHEKSMQYNKRCALCREVFEEAQVIANRALKDASETYLKTASTRPKPEGAGEDCCNLHLKPLELYCEKDEEPVCVDCVTLHNTHRLLSLRDGAPVCKRELGFKVQIFEKKVESYKKTTHKLNNAVEYIKYQAGQAEKQIKAEFERLHTALVTEEALRLKALAAEEEEKIAAIQELIANTNKDVVNLKELIDTLKKEMGNEDLPLLKNFQNLKRKAQWTREDPRLSDDSLLNMGKHVGALSYKIWKNMQAHVKYNPVVLNPNSASPWLSLNADLTSVKESAERLTAPDNPERFDPCVFVLGVEGYTAGKHRWDVIVGDNPRWIVGVCKESVTRKKKFTLSTSRGVWSIGLSKGVYTASTPERTELQVQQRPEKIRIKLNMDKGEVSFWDGGTAKHLVTLTHKFDEKMFPIFGPGLHNTPMILAPGKIAVHTS; via the exons ATGGCTGACGGTATGGATGAAGACATGCCGGAGGAGCGTGAGCCCCTCCAGAAGGACCTCACCTGCCCCGTGTGTCAGGGCATCTTCAGGGACCCCGTACTGCTGCCCTGCACCCACAGCTTCTGTCGGGAGTGTCATGAGAAGAGTATGCAGTACAATAAGAGGTGTGCCTTGTGCAGGGAGGTTTTTGAGGAAGCGCAGGTCATCGCCAACCGTGCGCTCAAAGACGCCTCTGAGACCTACCTGAAAACTGCAAGCACGAGGCCGAAACCAGAAGGTGCCGGTGAGGACTGCTGTAACCTGCACCTGAAGCCTCTGGAGCTGTACTGTGAGAAGGACGAggagcctgtgtgtgtggactgtgtcactctgcacaacacacacaggctgcttTCCCTGAGAGATGGAGCGCCGGTGTGTAAG AGGGAACTGGGCTTCAAAGTCCAGATTTTTGAGAAGAAAGTGGAGTCGTACAAGAAAACGACACATAAACTAAACAACGCAGTGGAATACATCAAG TATCAAGCCGGACAGGCGGAGAAGCAGATCAAGGCAGAGTTTGAGAGGCTGCACACGGCGCTCGTGACAGAAGAAGCTCTGCGTCTAAAAGCCCTGgcggctgaggaggaggagaagattgCTGCCATACAGGAGCTGATCGCCAACACAAACAAGGACGTTGTCAATCTGAAGGAGCTCATCGACACGCTGAAGAAAGAGATGGGTAACGAGGACCTACCCCTCCTGAAG AATTTCCagaatttaaaaagaaa AGCCCAGTGGACTCGTGAGGACCCACGGCTTTCTGATGACTCTCTTTTAAATATGGGAAAGCATGTCGGTGCTTTGAGCTACAAGATCTGGAAGAACATGCAGGCCCACGTCAAATATA ATCCTGTGGTGTTGAATCCGAACTCAGCCTCTCCTTGGCTGAGCTTGAATGCTGACCTGACCAGTGTGAAGGAAAGCGCCGAGCGGCTGACCGCCCCCGACAACCCGGAGCGCTTTGATCCCTGCGTGTTTGTCCTGGGTGTTGAAGGTTACACCGCTGGGAAACACCGATGGGATGTCATTGTTGGTGACAACCCCAGGTGGATTGTGGGAGTGTGCAAAGAGTCAGTGACCCGTAAAAAGAAGTTCACGCTCTCTACAAGCCGCGGTGTTTGGTCGATAGGACTGAGCAAAGGGGTGTACACCGCCTCTACACCTGAACGTACAGAGCTGCAGGTGCAGCAGCGTCCTGAAAAGATCCGCATCAAGCTAAATATGGATAAGGGAGAGGTGTCGTTTTGGGATGGGGGAACGGCAAAGCACCTGGTTACTTTAACACAcaagtttgatgagaagatgtTTCCTATTTTTGGCCCTGGGCTCCATAATACGCCAATGATTCTGGCTCCAGGAAAAATAGCTGTACACACCTCATGA
- the LOC141011569 gene encoding multiple epidermal growth factor-like domains protein 8 — protein sequence MASPLPVSFILVVLLYCSVPGDSSSLVWETLPDTQMTVNQDHKFLHRMGHSLVSGPQGYLWMYGGFSLSEGILGNVYRYSISKRRWTQMSTSSVEEGSTPLPRYHHASSLLTSHNFMLVVGGVTQNGVAMDTWSLSLSSLVWREHTSSVLPLVAGHTLTVRRDSSVLLIGGYSPENGFNHHLLEFSPHTGNWTIAPHTGTPPTGLYGHSAVYHEQTDAIYVFGGYRFHVETVEPSGELYSLFYPTLTWSLLVPSRGNKPLSRFFHAAAMIKDTMVIVGGRTEAEDYSNSVSLYQINCNTWIQPVSAVGDPVNRSVSLAMTSWGGRLFLFGGFNGVTLGRLLTLAVPSDPCALLPTPEACNTTTGSCVWCKGTCASSDTAERMGCFNGQSPCSPTPRQPDQCRRLKTCSECLAQHPKISSSPSQPALQCKWCTNCPEGACISSSVSCTSEHDCRINQREIFLSSNCTEPSCEASDCPKCTASGKCIWTRQFKRTGERRRILSVNPTYDWTCFSYALLNVSPMQVESSPPMPCPPPCHSLHNCSLCLGSRGSDGGWQHCVWSMALQQCMSPSFMPLRCEAGKCGRLLSGRDSVSNSKKPLSC from the exons ATGGCCTCCCCGCTTCCTGTCTCCTTCATCCTGGTGGTCCTGCTGTACTGCTCTGTTCCTGGAGACTCCAGCAGCCTGGTCTGGGAAACACTGCCGGACACACAAATGACAGTG AACCAGGACCACAAGTTCCTCCACAGGATGGGCCACTCTCTGGTGTCTGGACCACAGGGCTACCTCTGGATGTATGGAGGGTTTTCTCTGTCAGagggcattctgggaaatgtctACAG ATATTCTATTTCCAAGCGCCGTTGGACCCAAATGTCGACGAGCTCTGTGGAAGAGGGCTCGACTCCTCTCCCTCGCTATCACCACGCATCTTCACTGCTGACCAGTCACAACTTCATGTTGGTGGTGGGCGGTGTCACTCAAAATGGTGTTGCCATGGATACCTGGAGTCTCAGTCTCAGCAGTTTAGTCTGGAGAGAACACACG AGCTCAGTGCTGCCCCTGGTAGCTGGCCACACTTTAACTGTGCGCCGAGACTCCTCTGTGCTGTTGATTGGTGGTTACTCTCCAGAGAACGGCTTCAACCACCATCTGCTGGAGTTCAGCCCTCACACTGGAAACTGGACCATTGCCCCTCATACTGGCACACCACCTACAG GTTTATATGGTCACTCAGCCGTCTACCATGAGCAGACTGATGCGATCTACGTCTTTGGAGGCTACCGCTTCCACGTGGAGACGGTGGAGCCTTCGGGTGAGCTCTACAGTCTGTTCTACCCCACCCTCACCTGGTCCCTGCTGGTGCCCTCGCGGGGCAATAAG CCCCTGTCCCGTTTCTTTCACGCTGCAGCCATGATCAAAGACACCATGGTCATTGTTGGGGGGAGGACAGAAGCAGAGGACTACAGTAACTCAGTGTCTCTGTACCAGATCAACTGTAACACCTGGATACAACCAG TCTCAGCTGTAGGAGATCCAGTAAACCGTTCAGTGTCTCTTGCCATGACGAGCTGGGGCGGccgtctcttcctgtttggaggCTTCAATGGTGTCACACTGGGCAGACTCCTAACCCTGGCTGTCCCTTCTGACCCTTGTGCCCTGCTGCCCACACCAGAGGCCTGCAACACCACCACAGGCAGCTGCGTGTGGTGTAAGGGAACCTGTGCTTCTTCTGATACTGCTGAGAG AATGGGCTGCTTCAATGGTCAGTCTCCCTGTTCCCCGACCCCTCGTCAGCCAGACCAGTGTCGCAGACTGAAGACCTGCAGCGAATGTCTGGCACAACACCCCAAAATATCCTCCAGTCCATCACAG CCTGCTCTGCAGTGTAAGTGGTGCACGAACTGTCCAGAGGGCGCCTGTATCAgcagctctgttagctgtaCGTCTGAACATGACTGTCGGATAAACCAGAGAGAGATCTTCCTGTCCAGCAACTGCACAGAGCCCAGCTGTGAGGCTTCTGACTGCCCCAAGTGCACTGCTTCCGGAAAATGCATTTGGACTCGCCAGTTCAAGCGCACAG GTGAGAGGAGGCGCATCCTGAGTGTGAACCCCACCTATGACTGGACCTGTTTCAGCTACGCCCTCCTCAACGTCTCACCCATGCAGGTGGAGTCTTCTCCCCCTATGCCATGCCCTCCACCCTGCCACAGTCTCCATAACTGCAGCCTTTGCCTGGGCTCCAGAGGCTCCGATGGAGGTTGGCAGCACTGTGTGTGGAGCATGGCTCTGCAGCAG TGCATGAGCCCGTCTTTCATGCCTCTGCGATGTGAGGCGGGTAAGTGTGGTCGCCTGCTCTCTGGGCGGGACTCCGTGAGCAACAGTAAGAAGCCTTTAAGTTGTTAA